A window from Mycobacterium saskatchewanense encodes these proteins:
- a CDS encoding SDR family NAD(P)-dependent oxidoreductase: MTHRTIVITGASDGIGAAAARRLSRGGANVVVVGRSESKTKAVAAELGADYFVVDFADLTQVRAVADKIRSEYSRIDVLANNAGGMCRKVEITPDGYEKTYQVNYLAPFLLTTHLLDVLVESRAAVVNTTSSSQRLLPRVAIADLENTARSRPSVAYALTKLAIVLFTRELHRRYHASGLSAATFHPGYVNSNFGDASGSRMLLFMKNHVPITARFTATADEGADQLVWLASSAPGIDWAAGEYYSKGRVAKANRAAYRAELARELWERTSARLS; this comes from the coding sequence ATGACGCATAGGACGATTGTCATCACGGGTGCCAGTGACGGGATTGGCGCCGCCGCCGCCCGCCGCTTGAGTCGGGGCGGTGCGAACGTGGTGGTGGTCGGTCGGTCAGAAAGCAAGACAAAGGCGGTCGCCGCGGAATTGGGCGCCGACTATTTCGTCGTTGACTTCGCCGACCTGACCCAGGTGCGGGCGGTCGCCGACAAAATCCGGTCGGAGTATTCGCGCATCGACGTGTTGGCCAACAATGCCGGCGGCATGTGCCGAAAAGTCGAGATCACCCCCGACGGGTACGAGAAGACCTATCAAGTAAATTACCTGGCGCCATTCCTGCTCACCACGCATTTGCTGGACGTGCTGGTCGAGTCCCGCGCCGCCGTCGTCAACACGACCAGCTCGTCACAGCGCCTGCTTCCGCGGGTGGCGATCGCCGACCTGGAGAACACGGCGCGCAGCCGCCCCAGCGTCGCCTACGCGCTGACGAAGCTGGCGATCGTCCTGTTCACCCGGGAACTGCATCGCCGATACCACGCCAGCGGCCTGTCGGCCGCGACGTTTCATCCCGGCTATGTCAACTCCAACTTCGGTGACGCCTCGGGCTCGCGGATGCTGCTGTTCATGAAGAACCATGTGCCGATCACCGCCCGCTTCACCGCGACCGCGGACGAAGGCGCCGACCAGCTCGTCTGGCTTGCCTCCAGCGCGCCGGGCATCGATTGGGCGGCGGGCGAGTACTACTCGAAGGGCAGGGTGGCCAAGGCCAACCGCGCCGCCTACCGCGCCGAGCTAGCCCGCGAGCTATGGGAACGCACGTCGGCCCGGCTGAGTTGA
- a CDS encoding cytochrome P450, translated as MSAATTDEAAGLLADPLAYTDERRLHAALAQLRAGAPVSWVDVPNYRPFWAVTKHADIMDIERDNALFTNWPRPVLTTAEGDEMQAAAGVRTLIHLDDPQHRVVRAIGSDWFRPKAMRALKLRVDELARIYVDKMMAAGPECDFVQEVAVNYPLYVIMSLLGLPETDFPRMLKLTQELFGSDDSEFKRGTTNSDQLPALLDMFAYFNAVTAARREHPTDDLASAIANARIDGEPLSDIETVSYYLIVATAGHDTTSATISGGLQALIENPDQLRRLRGDLGLMPLATEEMIRWVTPVKEFMRTAARDTTVRGIPVASGESVLLSYVSANRDEDVFDEPFRFDVGRDPNRHLAFGYGVHFCMGAALARMEVNSFFSELLPRLKSIELAGDPELVATTFVGGLKHLPIRYSLE; from the coding sequence GTGAGCGCGGCGACGACGGACGAGGCCGCCGGACTGCTGGCGGATCCGCTGGCCTACACCGACGAGCGGCGGCTGCACGCCGCGCTGGCGCAGCTGCGCGCCGGCGCTCCCGTGTCGTGGGTCGACGTGCCGAACTACCGTCCGTTCTGGGCGGTCACCAAGCACGCCGACATCATGGACATCGAACGCGACAACGCGCTCTTCACCAACTGGCCTCGTCCGGTCCTGACGACCGCCGAGGGCGACGAGATGCAGGCCGCGGCGGGCGTTCGCACCCTGATTCATCTCGACGACCCCCAGCACCGGGTGGTGCGGGCGATCGGCTCGGACTGGTTTCGGCCGAAGGCGATGCGCGCGTTGAAGCTTCGTGTCGACGAATTGGCCAGGATTTACGTCGACAAGATGATGGCCGCGGGTCCGGAGTGTGATTTCGTGCAGGAGGTGGCGGTCAATTACCCGCTCTACGTGATCATGTCGCTGCTGGGGCTGCCGGAGACCGACTTTCCGCGCATGCTCAAGCTGACCCAGGAGCTGTTCGGCAGCGACGACTCCGAATTCAAGCGCGGCACCACCAATTCCGACCAGCTGCCCGCGTTGCTCGACATGTTCGCGTACTTCAACGCGGTGACCGCGGCCCGCCGCGAGCATCCGACCGACGACCTCGCGTCGGCGATCGCCAACGCCCGCATCGACGGCGAGCCGCTGTCGGACATCGAGACGGTCTCCTACTACCTCATCGTCGCCACCGCGGGGCATGACACCACCAGCGCGACGATCTCCGGTGGCCTGCAGGCCCTCATCGAGAATCCCGACCAGCTCCGACGGCTGCGCGGCGACCTCGGCCTGATGCCGTTGGCCACCGAGGAGATGATCCGCTGGGTCACCCCGGTGAAGGAGTTCATGCGGACCGCCGCTCGCGACACCACCGTGCGTGGGATACCCGTCGCGTCAGGCGAATCCGTGCTGTTGTCGTACGTCTCGGCCAACCGAGACGAGGACGTGTTCGATGAGCCCTTCCGGTTCGACGTCGGGCGCGACCCCAACCGGCACCTGGCCTTCGGCTACGGCGTGCACTTCTGCATGGGTGCGGCGCTGGCGCGCATGGAAGTCAACAGTTTCTTCTCCGAGTTACTGCCCCGCCTCAAATCAATCGAACTGGCCGGTGACCCGGAACTCGTCGCCACGACATTCGTCGGCGGCCTCAAGCACCTGCCGATTCGTTATTCGCTCGAGTGA
- a CDS encoding LLM class F420-dependent oxidoreductase, whose amino-acid sequence MGSAPRLKLDGGIPNRLADAAEAAGALQRQGYDGGWTAETSHDPFLPLLLAAEHTSRLEIGTNIAVAFARNPMVVANIGWDLQEYSQGRLILGLGAQIQPHIEKRFSMPWSHPARRMREFVSALHAIWSAWSDGTKLRFEGDFYTHKIMTPMFTPEPHPYPAPKVFIAAVGEAMTEMCGEVADGHLGHPMVSKRYLDEVTAPALLRGLRRSGRSRSDFQVSAEVLVATGRDDAELATAIAAVRKQIAFYGSTPAYRRVLEVHGWGDLQTELHRLSLEGQWDAMGSLIDDEMLAAFAVVGPVDTVTAALRTRCQDSVDRVLPIFMTASPGCVSAALKDFRQ is encoded by the coding sequence ATGGGTAGCGCCCCCCGCCTCAAGTTGGACGGGGGCATTCCCAATCGACTCGCCGACGCGGCGGAGGCTGCCGGTGCGCTCCAGCGCCAGGGGTATGACGGCGGCTGGACCGCCGAGACGAGTCATGATCCGTTTTTGCCGCTCCTGCTTGCTGCCGAGCACACCTCGCGGCTCGAGATCGGCACCAACATCGCCGTGGCGTTCGCGCGCAACCCGATGGTCGTGGCCAACATTGGGTGGGACCTGCAGGAATATTCGCAGGGCCGGCTCATCCTCGGCCTGGGCGCGCAGATCCAGCCGCACATCGAGAAGCGTTTCAGCATGCCGTGGAGCCACCCGGCGCGCCGGATGCGCGAATTCGTCTCCGCGCTGCATGCCATCTGGTCGGCCTGGAGTGACGGCACCAAGCTCCGGTTCGAGGGCGACTTTTACACGCACAAGATCATGACCCCGATGTTCACCCCCGAGCCGCACCCCTATCCGGCGCCGAAGGTGTTCATCGCGGCGGTCGGCGAAGCGATGACCGAGATGTGCGGCGAGGTCGCCGACGGTCACCTCGGTCACCCGATGGTCTCGAAGCGCTACCTCGACGAGGTGACGGCCCCGGCCCTGCTGCGTGGGCTGCGGCGATCGGGCCGCTCCCGCAGCGACTTCCAGGTGTCGGCCGAGGTGCTGGTCGCGACCGGCCGGGACGACGCCGAACTGGCGACCGCGATCGCGGCCGTGCGCAAGCAAATCGCGTTCTACGGCTCGACGCCGGCGTACCGCAGGGTGCTCGAGGTGCACGGCTGGGGGGACCTGCAAACGGAATTACATCGGCTATCCCTGGAAGGCCAGTGGGATGCAATGGGGTCGCTCATCGACGACGAGATGCTGGCGGCCTTCGCCGTGGTCGGCCCAGTCGACACGGTCACGGCCGCCCTGCGGACCCGCTGCCAGGACTCGGTCGACCGGGTGCTGCCAATCTTCATGACCGCGTCACCGGGGTGTGTTAGCGCCGCTTTGAAGGACTTTCGACAGTGA
- a CDS encoding acyl-CoA carboxylase subunit beta has translation MTRAPDWRETLDDLDSRRERARAMGGQERLYKHRAKGKLDARARVERLLDPGTFREIGTLVGGDVAADAIVTGSGRINGAPVMVGAEDFTTVAGTIAPGSNSKRYRIAELALRDKVPLVMLLEGAGFRPTGVHYGRTPTDLLAQARCSGRVPTVTAVLGPSAGHGALVAPVCDFTVMSRQGAIFTAGPPVVKESTGEDISKEDLGGPDVALASGVIHNVAEDDAAALDMIRSYLSYFPPSAWSYPPALPISTAAAPRPTPELLDIVSRDNRRVYDMRAVLDVVFDSPDWFEVQPRFGRAIICALAHLGGHPVAVVANQPQVLAGSIDADAADKAAHFIMVADSFHLPIVFLADNPGMLPGSRSERAGVLRSGARMFAAQTAATTLKLHLTMRKAYGFGSMVMSLIGFDQQVATFAYPGATMGAMGAGALSRASHADEDLSAKLRNAELQASYRSAEQMGFDELIDPRETRDALLSSLQRGLSSRQAAAEPVARTVIMP, from the coding sequence ATGACAAGAGCCCCTGATTGGCGGGAGACGCTCGACGATCTCGACAGCCGGCGTGAGCGGGCGCGGGCCATGGGCGGGCAAGAGCGGCTGTACAAGCATCGCGCCAAGGGCAAACTGGACGCCCGCGCCCGCGTCGAGCGGCTCCTCGACCCGGGGACTTTCCGGGAGATCGGCACGCTGGTCGGGGGCGACGTCGCCGCCGACGCCATCGTCACGGGCTCCGGTCGCATCAACGGCGCACCGGTGATGGTGGGCGCCGAGGACTTCACCACGGTGGCCGGGACGATCGCGCCGGGCAGCAACTCCAAGCGCTACCGCATCGCCGAACTGGCTCTGCGGGACAAGGTTCCGCTGGTGATGCTGCTCGAGGGCGCCGGATTCCGTCCCACCGGAGTGCATTACGGGCGGACACCGACCGACCTGCTCGCGCAGGCCCGATGCTCCGGCCGGGTGCCGACGGTGACCGCCGTGCTGGGCCCCTCGGCCGGGCACGGCGCCCTGGTCGCGCCGGTCTGCGACTTCACCGTGATGAGCCGCCAGGGCGCGATCTTCACCGCCGGCCCACCGGTCGTCAAAGAATCGACGGGAGAAGACATCTCGAAGGAGGACCTCGGCGGGCCGGATGTCGCACTGGCCAGCGGCGTGATCCACAACGTCGCCGAGGACGATGCGGCGGCCCTCGACATGATTCGCAGCTACCTGTCGTACTTCCCGCCGAGCGCGTGGTCCTATCCGCCGGCGTTGCCCATCTCGACCGCGGCCGCGCCACGGCCCACGCCTGAGTTACTCGACATCGTCTCGCGGGACAATCGCCGCGTCTACGACATGCGGGCGGTACTCGACGTGGTGTTCGACAGCCCCGATTGGTTCGAGGTTCAGCCGAGGTTCGGCCGGGCGATCATCTGCGCGCTGGCGCACCTCGGCGGCCACCCCGTCGCGGTGGTCGCCAACCAGCCACAAGTGCTGGCCGGGTCCATCGACGCCGACGCCGCCGACAAGGCCGCGCACTTCATCATGGTGGCCGACTCCTTCCACCTGCCGATCGTCTTCCTCGCCGACAACCCCGGCATGCTGCCGGGCAGCCGATCCGAGCGCGCGGGCGTGCTGCGCAGCGGCGCACGGATGTTCGCCGCGCAGACGGCCGCCACCACGCTCAAGCTGCACCTGACGATGCGCAAGGCCTACGGCTTCGGCTCCATGGTCATGTCGCTCATCGGCTTCGATCAGCAGGTCGCCACATTCGCCTATCCGGGCGCGACCATGGGCGCCATGGGCGCCGGGGCGCTGAGCCGCGCGTCACACGCCGACGAGGACCTGTCGGCCAAGCTGCGCAACGCCGAGCTGCAGGCCTCGTATCGGTCGGCCGAGCAGATGGGCTTTGACGAACTCATCGATCCGCGCGAGACGCGCGACGCGCTGCTTTCCTCGTTGCAGCGCGGCCTGTCCAGCCGGCAGGCCGCCGCCGAGCCGGTGGCCCGGACCGTCATCATGCCCTGA
- a CDS encoding TIGR03857 family LLM class F420-dependent oxidoreductase, with protein MTDRMLGELGYYLLAGAGGDGPATLMDEARRGEQLGFGTAFISERWNVKEASSLTGAACAVTGRIQIATAATNHNTRHPLITASWATTMHRLSGGRFTLGIGRGIAALYGAFGIPAVTTAQMEDWAQVMRRLWHGEIIVNHDGPMGRYPILFLDPDFDEDIRLALVAFGPNTLALGGRAFDDVILHTYFTPETLQRCVKTVKTAAERAGRDPDSVRVWSCFATVGDHLPEQLRLKKTVARLATYLQGYGDLLVRTNDWDPAVLQRFRSDPVVTSVTGGIDHKATPEQIEHIATLIPDAWLEPSATGTARQCVDRIRKEFGYGADAVILHGATPDELEPVVAAYRAALSVRERP; from the coding sequence TTGACCGATCGGATGCTCGGCGAACTGGGTTACTACCTGCTCGCGGGGGCGGGCGGCGATGGGCCGGCCACCCTGATGGACGAGGCCCGCCGCGGTGAGCAACTGGGATTCGGCACCGCGTTCATCTCCGAGCGCTGGAATGTCAAGGAGGCCTCCTCGTTGACCGGGGCGGCCTGCGCGGTGACCGGACGCATCCAGATCGCAACGGCCGCAACCAATCACAACACACGCCACCCCCTGATCACCGCGTCCTGGGCCACCACCATGCACCGGCTGTCCGGTGGCCGGTTCACGCTGGGCATCGGCCGCGGGATCGCCGCCCTCTACGGGGCGTTCGGCATCCCCGCAGTGACCACGGCGCAGATGGAGGACTGGGCGCAGGTGATGCGCCGCCTGTGGCACGGCGAGATCATCGTCAACCACGATGGGCCGATGGGCCGATACCCGATCCTGTTCCTCGACCCGGACTTCGACGAGGACATCCGCTTGGCGCTGGTGGCTTTCGGCCCGAACACGCTCGCCCTGGGCGGTCGGGCGTTTGACGACGTCATCCTGCACACCTACTTCACCCCGGAGACGTTGCAGCGCTGCGTCAAGACCGTCAAGACGGCGGCGGAAAGGGCGGGCCGCGACCCCGACAGCGTGCGAGTGTGGTCGTGCTTCGCCACGGTCGGCGACCACCTTCCCGAGCAGCTGCGGCTGAAGAAGACCGTCGCGCGCCTGGCCACCTACCTGCAGGGGTACGGCGACCTGCTGGTGCGGACGAACGACTGGGATCCTGCTGTGTTGCAACGGTTCCGGAGCGACCCGGTGGTGACGTCGGTGACGGGCGGCATCGATCACAAGGCCACGCCCGAGCAGATCGAGCACATCGCGACGCTCATCCCCGACGCGTGGCTGGAGCCGTCGGCCACCGGGACGGCGCGCCAGTGTGTGGACCGCATCCGGAAGGAATTCGGCTATGGGGCGGACGCGGTCATCCTGCACGGCGCGACGCCCGACGAACTCGAGCCGGTCGTCGCGGCCTACCGGGCGGCCCTGTCGGTCCGCGAGCGCCCGTGA
- a CDS encoding alpha/beta hydrolase family protein: MSKVTRGLGVTRDVARELGLLVPRTVTGLGESTGWVPASPRGLRQFGEVMLDELALSGFSILGANPSALRPLDGCRAAAEELAALGIDGAHAEPAPMRVTSRRRRRLGGLAYERMSYEHDPSLPRTLAEAGFGGPARAVMHVCRHRDGPRPWLIWVHGAGQGGIEDLLLSRIGRIHRGVGFNVAMPVQPGHGSRRREWPAYPDLDPLGNVAGMMRAVSEVRAVVRWAQQRDATAIVVAGISMGTPVAALVSHLERQVDAVALYTPILGLNAMIARHLARWGTSRDEFRRLLGSVEVAKLTSVIDPLAADPAPAPHKRLIVGAWHDRMAMREPAVALQERWGGELYWYDGSHVGHIFSRRVWSVTERFLRDAAAGS; this comes from the coding sequence ATGTCGAAGGTGACGCGAGGACTGGGTGTCACCAGGGATGTCGCCCGGGAGCTGGGCCTGCTGGTGCCGCGCACGGTCACCGGTCTCGGCGAGTCGACCGGCTGGGTCCCGGCCTCGCCGCGGGGCCTGCGCCAGTTCGGTGAGGTCATGCTGGACGAGCTTGCCCTGAGCGGCTTCTCGATCCTCGGCGCGAATCCGTCGGCGCTCCGGCCGCTGGATGGATGCAGGGCCGCGGCGGAAGAACTGGCGGCCCTCGGCATCGACGGCGCGCACGCGGAGCCGGCCCCGATGCGCGTGACGTCGCGGCGACGCCGCCGCCTCGGCGGCCTGGCGTACGAGCGGATGAGCTACGAACACGACCCGTCGCTGCCGCGGACGCTGGCGGAAGCGGGCTTCGGCGGCCCGGCGCGGGCGGTGATGCACGTGTGCCGGCACCGCGACGGGCCCCGGCCATGGTTGATCTGGGTGCACGGAGCCGGCCAGGGTGGCATCGAGGATCTGTTGCTGTCGCGTATCGGGAGAATCCATCGCGGGGTGGGGTTCAACGTCGCCATGCCGGTGCAACCGGGCCACGGGAGCCGGCGCCGCGAGTGGCCGGCCTACCCGGACTTGGACCCGCTGGGCAACGTCGCGGGCATGATGCGGGCGGTCTCGGAGGTTCGCGCCGTTGTCCGGTGGGCGCAGCAGCGCGACGCGACCGCGATTGTGGTTGCCGGGATTTCGATGGGCACCCCGGTCGCGGCGCTGGTCTCCCACCTGGAGCGGCAGGTCGACGCCGTCGCGCTGTACACGCCCATCCTCGGCCTCAACGCGATGATCGCGCGGCACCTGGCGCGCTGGGGGACGTCCCGCGACGAATTCCGCCGACTGTTGGGATCGGTGGAGGTGGCGAAGCTGACGTCGGTGATAGACCCCCTGGCGGCCGACCCCGCTCCGGCGCCGCACAAGCGGCTCATTGTCGGCGCGTGGCATGACCGGATGGCGATGCGGGAGCCGGCCGTCGCTCTGCAGGAGCGCTGGGGCGGCGAATTGTATTGGTACGACGGCAGCCACGTCGGTCACATCTTCTCGCGCCGCGTGTGGTCGGTCACCGAGCGATTCCTGCGCGACGCGGCGGCAGGGAGCTGA
- a CDS encoding acyl-CoA synthetase: MSDTATQFTVPAVARAVAAAIPDRDLLIQGERRFSYGRVIERSSRVASYLHSRGLGCHTERSAIGGHEAGQDLLGIYAYNGNEYVEGMLGAFQSRVAPFNVNFRYVKSELQYLLADSGATALLYHSAFAPRVAEVLPDLPLLRVLIQIADGSGNELLDGAVDYESVIAASSPQPPPVQPSPDDLYVLYTGGTTGMPKGVLWRQHDIFMTSFGGRNLVTGEPARSLDEIVTAAAAGPGTSLMVLPPLMHGAAQWTVMTALTTGQSVVFPTVVDHLDAGDVVRTIERERVSVVTVVGDAMARPLVAAIESGVADVSSLAVIANGGALLTPFVKQRLIEALPNAAVVDGVGSSETGVQMHHMSVRGSVSTGTFNAGPDTFVAADDLAAILRPGHGGIGWLAQRGHVPLGYKGDAAKTAATFPVIDGVRYAVPGDRARHRADGTIELLGRDSVTINSGGEKIFAEEVETAIASHPAVTDVVVAGRPSERWGQEVVAVVALTEGATTDADELVAHAGRSLARYKLPKAIVFRPAIERSPSGKADYRWAREQAANG; the protein is encoded by the coding sequence ATGTCCGATACAGCAACGCAATTCACGGTGCCGGCCGTCGCCCGGGCCGTCGCGGCCGCGATCCCGGATCGGGACCTGCTCATCCAGGGGGAGCGTCGGTTCAGCTACGGACGGGTGATCGAGCGATCGAGCCGGGTCGCCTCGTACCTGCACTCGCGGGGGTTGGGCTGTCATACGGAGCGCTCGGCGATCGGGGGCCACGAGGCGGGGCAAGACCTCCTCGGCATCTACGCGTACAACGGGAACGAGTACGTCGAGGGCATGCTGGGTGCCTTCCAGTCCCGGGTCGCCCCGTTCAACGTCAACTTCCGGTACGTGAAGAGCGAGCTGCAGTATCTGCTTGCCGACTCGGGGGCGACCGCCCTGCTCTACCACTCCGCGTTCGCGCCACGGGTCGCCGAGGTGCTGCCCGACCTTCCCCTGCTGCGTGTCCTCATCCAGATCGCCGACGGGTCGGGTAACGAGTTGCTGGACGGCGCGGTCGATTACGAGAGCGTGATCGCGGCGAGTTCGCCGCAGCCGCCGCCGGTGCAGCCCTCTCCCGATGACCTGTACGTGCTCTACACCGGCGGCACCACGGGGATGCCCAAGGGTGTGCTCTGGCGGCAGCACGACATCTTCATGACGTCCTTCGGCGGACGCAACCTGGTGACCGGCGAGCCCGCGCGCTCCCTCGACGAGATCGTGACGGCCGCCGCCGCGGGCCCGGGGACCAGCCTGATGGTGCTGCCGCCGCTCATGCACGGCGCCGCGCAGTGGACCGTGATGACGGCGCTGACCACCGGCCAGTCCGTCGTCTTCCCGACGGTCGTCGACCATTTGGACGCCGGGGACGTGGTCCGCACCATCGAGCGCGAACGCGTCTCGGTGGTGACCGTGGTCGGCGACGCGATGGCGCGTCCGCTGGTGGCCGCCATCGAGAGCGGTGTGGCGGACGTCTCGTCGCTGGCCGTGATCGCCAACGGCGGCGCCCTGCTGACGCCCTTCGTCAAGCAGCGCCTGATCGAAGCCCTGCCCAACGCCGCGGTGGTGGACGGCGTCGGATCCTCCGAGACAGGCGTGCAGATGCACCACATGTCCGTGCGGGGGTCGGTGTCCACCGGCACCTTCAACGCCGGGCCCGACACGTTCGTCGCCGCGGACGACCTGGCCGCCATCCTGCGCCCAGGTCACGGCGGCATCGGTTGGCTGGCGCAGCGAGGACACGTCCCGCTGGGCTACAAGGGCGACGCGGCGAAGACGGCCGCGACGTTCCCGGTCATCGACGGCGTGCGATACGCCGTACCCGGTGACCGCGCCCGTCACCGGGCCGACGGCACTATCGAATTGCTGGGCCGCGATTCGGTCACCATCAATTCCGGAGGCGAGAAGATCTTCGCCGAGGAAGTCGAAACGGCGATCGCGTCGCATCCCGCGGTGACCGATGTGGTGGTCGCCGGCCGCCCCAGCGAGCGCTGGGGGCAGGAGGTCGTGGCCGTGGTCGCGCTCACCGAGGGTGCTACCACCGACGCCGACGAGCTGGTCGCGCACGCCGGGCGATCGCTGGCCCGTTACAAGCTTCCCAAAGCGATCGTGTTCCGCCCCGCCATCGAGCGCAGCCCATCGGGCAAGGCGGATTACCGGTGGGCTCGCGAGCAGGCGGCCAACGGCTGA
- a CDS encoding cytochrome P450, which produces MTTNAQAGVATVSLRDPYPFFRQNRGQAGIFAGTVMDYSKSPESLRPAREYSAMSFDAVNRVFRDGRIFSSKPYDKTIGLFMGPTILAMQGRQHRDHRNLVSAAFKSKTLARWEPGIVRPVCNALIDDFAETGRADLVRQFTFEFPTRVIARLLGLPEADLPMFRKRAVQLISYHVDYERAFEASAALKDYFLEQIELRKSEPTDDIIGDLVGAEIEGERLSDEAIYSFLRLLLPAGLETTYRSSGNLLYLLLSHPDQFAAVQADHGLIPRAIEEGLRFETPLTTVQRFTTEDTEMDGVRIPARSVVGVCIGSANRDERRWERAEEFDIARKQVPHISFAAGEHTCLGLHLARLETRVALECLLSRLTNLVLQSDGDPHIHGQPFRSPTALPVTFDAK; this is translated from the coding sequence GTGACGACGAACGCTCAGGCTGGCGTCGCGACGGTCAGCCTGCGCGATCCCTACCCGTTTTTCCGCCAAAATCGAGGGCAGGCAGGGATATTCGCCGGCACGGTGATGGACTACTCCAAGTCGCCCGAGTCGTTACGGCCCGCGCGTGAGTACTCCGCGATGTCGTTCGATGCGGTCAATAGGGTTTTCCGGGACGGCCGAATCTTCAGCTCCAAGCCGTACGACAAGACGATCGGCCTGTTCATGGGGCCCACCATCCTGGCAATGCAGGGCCGGCAACATCGCGACCACCGCAACCTGGTGTCGGCGGCGTTCAAGTCGAAGACGCTGGCCCGGTGGGAGCCCGGCATCGTCCGGCCGGTCTGCAACGCGCTGATCGACGACTTCGCGGAGACCGGCCGAGCCGACCTGGTGCGGCAGTTCACGTTCGAGTTCCCCACCCGAGTCATCGCCCGGCTGCTCGGACTGCCGGAGGCAGACCTGCCGATGTTCCGCAAGCGGGCCGTGCAGCTGATCAGTTACCACGTCGACTACGAACGGGCCTTCGAGGCGTCCGCCGCGCTGAAGGACTATTTCCTCGAACAGATCGAACTGCGTAAGTCCGAGCCCACCGACGACATCATCGGCGATCTGGTCGGCGCCGAGATCGAAGGCGAAAGGCTCAGCGACGAAGCGATCTATTCTTTCCTTCGCCTGCTGCTGCCCGCCGGGCTGGAGACGACGTATCGGTCGTCGGGAAACCTGCTGTACCTTCTGCTGTCCCACCCGGACCAGTTCGCCGCGGTGCAAGCCGACCACGGCCTTATTCCCCGGGCCATCGAGGAGGGGCTGCGGTTCGAGACACCTCTGACCACCGTTCAACGCTTCACGACGGAAGACACCGAAATGGACGGAGTGCGCATCCCGGCGCGATCCGTGGTCGGCGTGTGCATCGGCTCGGCCAATCGCGACGAAAGGCGTTGGGAGCGTGCGGAAGAGTTCGATATCGCCCGCAAGCAGGTGCCACACATCTCCTTCGCGGCCGGTGAGCACACCTGTCTGGGACTGCACTTGGCGCGGCTGGAAACCCGTGTCGCGCTGGAGTGCCTGCTGAGCCGGTTGACCAACCTCGTCCTGCAAAGCGACGGTGACCCGCACATCCACGGACAACCTTTCCGCTCCCCGACGGCCCTTCCGGTGACATTCGACGCAAAGTGA